A genomic window from Spirochaetota bacterium includes:
- a CDS encoding fused response regulator/phosphatase: MPLNHNNPATEGRSVLVIDDSRLSRAIVKGTLSKLNMRIVEATDGVEGLRALEKEPFDLVLVDIVMPNMDGFGFLQAFKARETADFIPVILMTGSDDLNSKIKGLTVGADDFLLKPLNEKELIARVNSLLRLKSAHDELYLKNMQIERELEYAKRLQQYIIPRDFSAIPRPAISGRYLPIANIGGDLFDCYQLPGGGVGLVIADVTGHGIPAALVMSMSKTLFSVYAMGYRSTKELLSRVNNEMREFLMDTHYLTAFYLIYDPSDETIRFTNAGHARPLYFRRRTGKVIALDTDGLFLGISEKDTYGEKALRVEEGDTMILYTDGITELRNRKDEYFGESRLATFLRQNAAIPGEEFCDKLLAELNAFAPLDERADDIAFLCVNF; the protein is encoded by the coding sequence ATGCCATTGAACCACAATAACCCCGCCACCGAAGGACGCTCGGTCCTCGTTATCGACGACAGCAGGCTCAGCAGGGCGATCGTGAAGGGGACCCTCTCGAAGCTCAACATGCGCATCGTCGAGGCCACCGACGGCGTGGAGGGTTTGCGCGCCCTGGAAAAGGAACCGTTCGACCTGGTCCTCGTCGACATAGTTATGCCTAACATGGACGGGTTCGGGTTCCTCCAGGCGTTCAAGGCCAGGGAGACCGCCGATTTCATCCCGGTAATCCTCATGACGGGTTCCGACGACCTGAATTCCAAGATCAAGGGCCTCACGGTGGGCGCCGACGACTTTCTCCTGAAGCCCCTCAACGAGAAGGAGCTCATAGCCCGGGTAAACTCCCTCCTGCGGCTCAAATCGGCGCACGACGAGCTGTATCTGAAAAATATGCAGATAGAGCGCGAACTGGAATACGCAAAACGCCTTCAGCAGTATATCATCCCGCGCGACTTCAGCGCCATCCCGCGGCCGGCGATAAGCGGGCGCTATCTGCCCATAGCCAACATAGGCGGGGACCTCTTCGACTGCTACCAGCTCCCCGGCGGCGGTGTGGGCCTGGTCATTGCCGACGTGACGGGACACGGCATACCCGCGGCGCTGGTGATGAGCATGTCGAAAACCCTGTTCAGCGTCTACGCCATGGGGTACCGCTCCACGAAGGAGCTCCTGTCCCGGGTCAACAACGAGATGCGCGAGTTTCTCATGGACACGCACTACCTGACCGCCTTCTATCTCATTTATGATCCTTCCGACGAGACCATTCGTTTCACCAACGCCGGGCACGCCCGGCCCCTCTACTTCCGGCGCCGCACCGGCAAGGTGATCGCGCTGGACACCGACGGCCTGTTCCTGGGGATTTCCGAGAAGGACACCTATGGGGAGAAGGCGCTGCGCGTAGAGGAGGGCGACACGATGATCCTCTACACCGACGGCATCACCGAGCTCAGGAACCGCAAGGACGAGTACTTCGGGGAGTCCAGGCTCGCGACCTTCCTGCGCCAGAACGCCGCTATCCCCGGGGAGGAGTTCTGCGACAAGCTCCTTGCCGAGCTCAACGCGTTCGCCCCCCTGGACGAGCGCGCCGACGACATCGCCTTTCTCTGTGTCAATTTCTAG
- a CDS encoding HAD family hydrolase, with translation MWGLMRWKHGLDEGRTRIMRCLKSSGGTDIKAILFDIDGTILRCQGAGKRSLERAALEVFGTTGAMDTVHFQGKTDPWIIYASLEPAGFAREEIAGRMEALKERYFSHLRRFIREVDVTLLPGIRALVGELQADEDTVVGLLTGNFIEGARIKLGVFDLFSSFTMGVYGDDAEVRNEMPAIAREKIRALSGDAPGFDEMLVIGDTVHDVECGKHSGALTLAVGTGWTPPEELRARTPDLYFDTLEDTPTVLAGIRALFRDVEGERAS, from the coding sequence ATGTGGGGATTGATGAGATGGAAGCATGGTCTCGATGAAGGGCGCACCCGGATCATGCGTTGTCTGAAAAGTTCAGGAGGAACCGACATCAAAGCGATACTGTTTGACATAGACGGCACCATTCTGCGATGCCAGGGGGCCGGGAAGCGCTCGCTCGAGCGCGCCGCCCTCGAAGTGTTCGGGACCACGGGCGCAATGGACACGGTCCATTTCCAGGGGAAGACCGATCCCTGGATCATTTACGCGTCGCTGGAGCCCGCCGGGTTCGCGCGCGAAGAAATCGCGGGAAGGATGGAGGCGCTCAAGGAGCGCTACTTCTCCCACCTCCGTCGATTCATCCGTGAGGTGGACGTGACCCTCCTTCCCGGTATACGCGCGCTTGTCGGTGAACTCCAGGCGGACGAAGACACAGTGGTGGGACTTCTTACCGGCAACTTCATAGAAGGGGCGCGCATCAAGCTCGGGGTGTTCGACCTGTTTTCGAGCTTCACGATGGGCGTGTACGGCGACGATGCCGAGGTCCGCAACGAGATGCCCGCGATCGCCCGCGAAAAGATCCGCGCCCTTTCGGGGGACGCGCCCGGATTCGATGAGATGCTCGTTATCGGCGATACCGTGCACGATGTCGAATGCGGAAAGCACTCCGGCGCGCTTACCCTTGCGGTCGGCACGGGATGGACGCCGCCCGAAGAGCTGCGCGCCCGTACGCCGGACCTCTACTTCGACACGCTCGAGGACACCCCGACCGTGCTCGCCGGTATCCGCGCGCTTTTCCGCGACGTGGAGGGCGAACGCGCCTCCTGA
- a CDS encoding S1 RNA-binding domain-containing protein translates to MHMATVESVRPNGLFVRLANGMSGYVPREECAVKKGTDLQTVYSAGKEIKIAVKSIDRENKKLKASELDAIKKEERQDYERFMKDTSAPADANMSPFGRLIKQRFEEIQKKAPGADNT, encoded by the coding sequence ATCCACATGGCGACCGTCGAATCGGTCCGGCCCAACGGGCTCTTCGTGCGGCTCGCGAACGGAATGTCGGGCTACGTTCCGCGCGAGGAATGCGCGGTCAAGAAGGGCACCGATCTCCAGACCGTGTACTCCGCGGGCAAGGAGATCAAGATCGCGGTCAAGTCGATCGACAGGGAAAACAAGAAGCTGAAGGCGAGCGAGCTCGACGCGATCAAGAAGGAAGAGCGCCAGGACTACGAGCGCTTTATGAAGGACACGAGCGCGCCGGCAGACGCGAACATGTCGCCTTTCGGCAGGCTCATCAAACAGAGGTTTGAGGAAATTCAGAAGAAGGCGCCGGGCGCCGATAATACCTGA